Proteins encoded by one window of Chloroflexota bacterium:
- a CDS encoding methylenetetrahydrofolate reductase — protein sequence MKRDDNPLKSDSRLERILRSGAFAITAELGPPKSAEASVVCNKAALLRGYADAINITDNQTAIVRLSSIAGGTILVSLGLEPVIQMTCRDRNRIAMQSDLLGAWALGMRNVLCLTGDHQKFGNHPGAKNVFDLDSIQLIQMVKDMRDEAKFQCGETMSVPPRFFIGAAENPFADPFEFRALRLAKKVAAGADFIQTQLVYNVKKFARWMAMVRDLGLHERVFILAGVGPIKSVGVARYMKNNVPGLDVPDEIVERMASVPKGEAKAEGIKICVEIIDQVRQIEGVAGVHIMAIEWEEAVAQIATEAGLLPRPVIEEGVLVASGKDEA from the coding sequence GTGAAGCGGGACGATAACCCTCTAAAGTCAGACAGCAGATTGGAAAGGATCCTGCGCTCGGGCGCCTTCGCCATCACGGCCGAGCTCGGTCCCCCCAAGAGCGCCGAGGCCAGTGTAGTGTGTAACAAGGCTGCCCTGCTGAGGGGTTACGCCGATGCCATAAATATCACTGATAATCAGACGGCCATCGTGCGCCTGTCCAGCATCGCTGGAGGAACCATCCTCGTCAGCCTGGGTTTGGAGCCCGTCATCCAAATGACCTGCCGCGATAGGAATCGCATCGCTATGCAGAGCGATCTTCTTGGGGCCTGGGCCCTGGGTATGCGGAACGTGCTTTGCCTTACCGGTGACCATCAGAAATTTGGCAATCACCCTGGGGCGAAGAACGTCTTCGATCTGGATTCAATTCAATTGATCCAGATGGTAAAGGATATGCGTGATGAAGCGAAATTTCAGTGTGGCGAAACGATGAGTGTGCCCCCACGCTTCTTCATTGGTGCTGCTGAGAATCCTTTTGCTGATCCCTTTGAGTTTCGCGCTCTCCGTTTGGCGAAGAAAGTGGCGGCCGGCGCTGATTTCATCCAAACCCAACTAGTCTACAACGTGAAAAAGTTTGCCAGGTGGATGGCAATGGTACGTGATCTGGGATTACACGAGCGCGTCTTCATTCTGGCTGGCGTGGGGCCAATCAAATCGGTTGGCGTCGCCCGCTATATGAAGAACAACGTTCCTGGCTTGGATGTCCCGGATGAGATCGTCGAGCGGATGGCCTCGGTACCGAAGGGTGAGGCTAAGGCTGAGGGGATTAAGATTTGTGTCGAAATCATCGACCAGGTGCGCCAGATCGAGGGTGTAGCTGGTGTGCATATTATGGCCATCGAGTGGGAGGAAGCCGTCGCTCAGATCGCTACTGAGGCGGGGTTATTGCCCCGCCCGGTTATCGAGGAGGGCGTTCTGGTGGCCAGTGGGAAGGATGAGGCTTAG
- a CDS encoding methylenetetrahydrofolate reductase C-terminal domain-containing protein has translation MIVAEQKPFEEIEEMLADYRRILVVGCGACVTVCAAGGEKEVGILSSALRIAAKAKGLEIEIVEKTIVRQCEPEYVEGLREYLADVDVVLSLGCGVGVQHLAEAYPKIRVLPGLNTGFMGGTREHGVWAEACAGCGNCILAETGGICPIARCSKSLLNGPCGGSHNGKCEISDEVDCAWQLIYDHLQALGLTSRLVEIRPTKDWATARDGGPRKVVREDLRL, from the coding sequence ATGATAGTTGCTGAGCAGAAGCCCTTTGAAGAGATCGAGGAGATGCTGGCTGATTATCGCCGCATACTGGTGGTTGGCTGTGGTGCCTGTGTCACTGTATGTGCGGCCGGCGGCGAGAAGGAGGTGGGGATACTATCCTCTGCCCTCCGTATAGCGGCGAAGGCCAAGGGGCTTGAAATAGAGATAGTCGAGAAGACCATCGTCCGGCAGTGTGAGCCTGAGTATGTTGAGGGATTACGTGAGTATCTTGCCGATGTAGATGTGGTCCTCTCCCTGGGATGTGGCGTAGGTGTGCAGCATCTGGCGGAGGCCTATCCCAAGATACGGGTCTTGCCTGGGCTGAACACGGGGTTTATGGGAGGCACGCGCGAGCACGGTGTTTGGGCTGAGGCTTGCGCTGGTTGTGGGAACTGCATCCTGGCTGAGACTGGTGGCATCTGCCCCATCGCACGCTGCTCGAAGAGCCTGTTAAATGGTCCTTGTGGGGGCTCACATAACGGCAAATGTGAGATCTCTGACGAGGTAGATTGTGCCTGGCAGCTCATTTATGATCATCTCCAAGCACTTGGGCTAACCTCCAGACTGGTGGAGATTAGGCCAACTAAGGATTGGGCCACTGCCCGCGATGGTGGGCCACGTAAGGTTGTTAGGGAGGATTTGCGACTGTGA
- a CDS encoding hydrogenase iron-sulfur subunit, with protein MSFEPEVVSFCCFHCAFAAADLAGVMRLKYPPNVKIIQVPCSGRVDVLHILRAFEDGADAVFMAGCLEGNCHYLTGNLRAKKRVQYVKRLLDKIGLGSERLEMYNMSAAMATTFAEAATEMTERARRLGPNPVKRVTVVEAVAAEV; from the coding sequence ATGAGTTTTGAACCAGAGGTGGTCAGTTTCTGCTGTTTTCACTGCGCCTTTGCTGCGGCCGACCTGGCCGGGGTGATGCGCTTAAAGTATCCACCGAACGTGAAGATAATTCAGGTTCCGTGTTCGGGGCGAGTTGATGTGCTGCACATCCTGCGGGCATTTGAGGATGGTGCTGATGCTGTCTTCATGGCCGGTTGCCTGGAAGGTAATTGTCATTACCTGACGGGCAATCTACGGGCTAAGAAGCGGGTTCAGTATGTGAAGCGTCTTCTGGATAAGATTGGACTGGGGAGCGAGCGACTGGAGATGTACAATATGTCTGCCGCTATGGCTACCACCTTTGCGGAGGCGGCGACGGAAATGACGGAGCGGGCTCGCCGTCTTGGCCCTAATCCAGTAAAAAGGGTGACCGTGGTGGAGGCGGTCGCCGCGGAGGTGTAA